The Streptomyces sp. NBC_01275 genome has a segment encoding these proteins:
- a CDS encoding DUF3152 domain-containing protein, whose protein sequence is MGRHSRRGPAPKGTGASDAAGAAGAPRGASQGAPEGEPRSYDGTPARGVPQVRGGHPEQREVGGGWGELRGGGRAPGVGPAIPRQRPAPPGGPQGRRGPRGPRQDYLDAFSESGGFGESGESGEDDDVFARRRPVGVTSSHASGPYGSAPYGSDPYGSDPYGSDPFASVDDRGPATRTVAPAEDDDAPPVGDPAPVKGAKGRTFTGIAAAAVTTVLAVVVAGQVADTRNEDTVQSQSATGQAREDQDLGSAPGGDASPSPSASPSAVALTYAQKMDAKYPLAAKLKGSGKFDAIPGVAKAPGKGRKYTYRVDVEQGLGLDGELFAQAVQKTLNDDRSWAHNGARTFERIYSGRPDFVITLASPGTTAFWCAKSGLDTTEDNVSCDSAATERVMINAYRWAQGSKTYGDEMYAYRQMLINHEVGHRLGHGHVTCDKDGDLAPVMQQQTKFLDHDGIHCLPNPWPYPSS, encoded by the coding sequence GTGGGACGCCACAGCCGACGCGGACCCGCCCCCAAGGGCACGGGCGCTTCGGACGCCGCCGGTGCCGCCGGTGCTCCCCGAGGTGCCTCGCAAGGGGCCCCTGAGGGCGAGCCCCGGTCCTACGACGGCACCCCCGCCCGCGGTGTGCCGCAGGTACGTGGCGGCCACCCCGAGCAGCGTGAAGTCGGGGGCGGCTGGGGTGAGTTGAGGGGCGGAGGCCGGGCGCCCGGAGTCGGGCCAGCCATACCGCGTCAGCGGCCGGCGCCCCCTGGGGGTCCTCAGGGTCGGCGCGGCCCTCGGGGTCCGCGGCAGGACTACCTCGACGCCTTCAGCGAGTCCGGTGGGTTCGGCGAGTCCGGTGAGTCCGGTGAGGACGACGACGTCTTCGCGCGGCGCAGGCCGGTCGGCGTCACGTCCTCGCATGCGAGCGGCCCGTACGGCAGTGCCCCGTACGGGAGCGACCCCTACGGAAGTGACCCTTACGGAAGCGACCCGTTCGCCTCCGTCGACGACCGGGGCCCGGCCACCCGGACCGTCGCCCCCGCCGAGGACGACGACGCGCCGCCCGTCGGTGATCCCGCGCCCGTCAAGGGCGCCAAGGGGCGGACGTTCACCGGCATCGCGGCCGCCGCGGTCACCACGGTGCTGGCCGTGGTGGTCGCCGGACAGGTCGCGGACACCCGGAACGAGGACACCGTCCAGTCGCAGTCCGCGACCGGCCAGGCCCGTGAGGACCAGGACCTCGGCTCCGCCCCGGGCGGCGACGCGAGCCCGAGCCCCTCCGCGTCCCCCAGCGCGGTGGCGCTGACGTACGCGCAGAAGATGGACGCCAAGTACCCGCTCGCCGCGAAGCTCAAGGGGTCCGGGAAGTTCGACGCGATCCCCGGCGTCGCCAAGGCCCCCGGCAAGGGGCGGAAGTACACCTACCGCGTGGACGTCGAGCAGGGGCTGGGGCTCGATGGGGAACTCTTCGCGCAGGCCGTGCAGAAGACGCTGAACGACGACCGCAGCTGGGCGCACAACGGCGCCCGCACCTTCGAGCGGATCTACTCGGGCAGGCCCGACTTCGTCATCACCCTCGCCAGCCCCGGCACCACCGCCTTCTGGTGCGCCAAGTCCGGTCTGGACACCACCGAGGACAACGTCTCCTGCGACTCCGCCGCCACCGAACGCGTGATGATCAACGCCTACCGGTGGGCGCAGGGCTCGAAGACCTACGGCGACGAGATGTACGCCTACCGGCAGATGCTGATCAACCACGAGGTCGGCCACCGGCTCGGCCACGGCCATGTGACCTGCGACAAGGACGGCGACCTCGCGCCGGTCATGCAACAGCAGACGAAGTTCCTCGACCACGACGGAATCCACTGTCTGCCCAACCCCTGGCCTTACCCGAGCAGTTGA
- a CDS encoding ABC transporter substrate-binding protein, translating to MRQPSLIARRVAVASVSLVVVAGAAACGPEDNDAKASGSDSTPHKGGTLTILNRNPQQDFDPARLYTSGGGKVPSLVFRTLTTRNRENGAAGAKVVPDLATDTGRSNKDATVWTYTLKKGLKYEDGTAITSADVKYGIERSFAPELSGGAPYLRDWLVGAADYQGPYKDSKGLASIETPDDLTIVFHLNKPEGEFPYLATQTQFAPVPKAKDTGTKYEEHPVSSGPYKVVKNENDGERLTLERNTYWSASTDVERKAYPDKIDVRSGLDSSVINQRLSASQGADATAITTDTNLGPAELAKVTGDKELAARVGTGHFGYTNYIAFNPKVKPFDDIKVRQAISYAVDRSSVVNAAGGSSLAEAATTYLPSQKSFGYEPYDLFPAGETGNAAKAKELLKEAGYPNGLTVTLTHSNSQDFETSPEIATAVQDALKKAGITVKLQGLEENDYSDTIHDVKTEPGFFLAHWGADWPSGGPFLAPIFDGRQIVKDGANFNTGFLDDKSVNAEIDAINKLTDLDAAAKRWGALDKKIGAQALTVPLFHPVYKRLYGEDVRNIVISDWDGVLDPSQVAVK from the coding sequence ATGCGTCAACCGTCCCTCATAGCGCGCCGCGTGGCCGTGGCATCCGTCAGCCTGGTGGTGGTGGCCGGCGCCGCCGCCTGCGGGCCGGAAGACAACGATGCCAAGGCCTCCGGCAGCGACTCCACGCCCCACAAGGGCGGCACGCTGACCATCCTGAACCGCAACCCGCAGCAGGACTTCGACCCGGCCCGCCTCTACACCTCCGGCGGCGGCAAGGTCCCCTCCCTGGTCTTCCGCACGCTCACCACGCGCAACCGCGAGAACGGGGCCGCCGGAGCCAAGGTCGTCCCCGACCTCGCCACCGACACCGGGCGCTCCAACAAGGACGCGACCGTCTGGACGTACACCTTGAAGAAGGGGCTCAAGTACGAGGACGGGACCGCCATCACCTCGGCCGACGTCAAGTACGGGATCGAGCGGTCCTTCGCGCCCGAGCTCTCCGGCGGCGCGCCCTATCTGCGGGACTGGCTGGTCGGTGCGGCCGACTACCAGGGGCCGTACAAGGACTCCAAGGGGCTCGCGTCCATCGAGACGCCGGACGACCTCACGATCGTCTTCCATCTGAACAAGCCGGAGGGCGAGTTCCCCTACCTGGCCACGCAGACGCAGTTCGCGCCCGTGCCGAAGGCCAAGGACACCGGCACGAAGTACGAGGAGCACCCGGTCTCGTCCGGCCCCTACAAGGTCGTCAAGAACGAGAACGACGGTGAGCGGCTCACCCTGGAGCGCAACACCTACTGGTCCGCCTCGACGGACGTCGAGCGCAAGGCGTACCCGGACAAGATCGACGTACGGTCCGGGCTCGACTCCTCGGTGATCAACCAGCGGCTGTCCGCGTCCCAGGGAGCGGACGCCACCGCCATCACCACGGACACCAACCTCGGCCCGGCCGAGCTCGCCAAGGTCACCGGCGACAAGGAACTCGCCGCGCGCGTGGGCACCGGCCACTTCGGCTACACCAACTACATCGCGTTCAACCCGAAGGTGAAGCCGTTCGACGACATCAAGGTGCGGCAGGCGATCTCGTACGCCGTCGACCGGTCGTCGGTCGTCAACGCGGCGGGCGGCTCGTCGCTCGCGGAGGCCGCCACCACCTATCTGCCGAGCCAGAAGTCCTTCGGCTACGAGCCCTACGACCTCTTCCCGGCCGGTGAGACCGGGAACGCGGCGAAGGCCAAGGAGCTGCTGAAGGAGGCCGGTTACCCCAACGGGCTGACCGTCACCCTCACCCACTCCAACAGCCAGGACTTCGAGACCAGCCCGGAGATCGCGACCGCCGTCCAGGACGCGCTCAAGAAGGCCGGCATCACCGTCAAGCTCCAGGGTCTGGAGGAGAACGACTACTCCGACACGATCCACGACGTGAAGACCGAGCCCGGCTTCTTCCTCGCCCACTGGGGCGCCGACTGGCCGTCGGGCGGTCCGTTCCTCGCCCCGATCTTCGACGGCCGGCAGATCGTCAAGGACGGAGCCAACTTCAACACGGGCTTCCTCGATGACAAGTCGGTCAATGCCGAGATTGACGCGATCAACAAGTTGACCGATCTTGACGCGGCCGCCAAGAGGTGGGGCGCACTGGACAAGAAGATCGGCGCGCAGGCGCTGACCGTCCCGCTGTTCCACCCCGTCTACAAGCGGCTCTACGGCGAGGACGTCCGCAACATCGTCATCAGCGACTGGGACGGCGTCCTGGACCCGTCGCAGGTCGCGGTGAAGTAA
- a CDS encoding ABC transporter ATP-binding protein, with protein MSLVQVEDLSVEFGELRAVDGLSFSLEKGAALALVGESGSGKSTVASALLGLHRGTGASVGGSVRVAGTDVRTASDEELRRLRGGRAAMVFQDPLSSLDPYYAIGDQIAEVHRVHTRVSRRAARARAVQVLERVGIPDAVRRSRSRPHEFSGGMRQRALIAMALACAPDLLIADEPTTALDVTVQAQILDLLHTLREETGMGLLLVTHDVGVAAESVDEVLVMRHGRVVEHGPVATVLSAPAAPYTRELLGAVPRVDVRRRPAAGGPEADGVPETGVVLEADVLSEADFFSEAEVVPGADALPEAEVVVEAEVVVEADVVVEADVVLEAVGLRREFGRGKRAFAAVDGVSLAIRRGETLGVVGESGSGKTTLGRMLVGLLEPTRGEVRYEGRAVSGVNPSVQMVFQDPVSSLNPRRSVGESIADPLRARGGLDEARIRGRVTELLGRVGLEGAHYDRYPHEFSGGQRQRVGIARALAADPRVIVCDEPVSALDVTTQAQVVALLGELQRELGLALVFVAHDLAVVRQVSDRVAVMRRGRIVEEGPADMVYESPRDPYTQQLLAAVPSLDPAVAALRRARRRELAVV; from the coding sequence ATGAGCCTTGTCCAAGTCGAGGATCTGTCGGTCGAGTTCGGCGAGCTGCGGGCCGTCGACGGGCTCTCCTTCAGCCTCGAGAAGGGCGCCGCGCTCGCCCTGGTCGGCGAGTCCGGCTCGGGCAAGTCCACGGTCGCCTCGGCCCTGCTGGGGCTGCACCGGGGCACGGGGGCGTCCGTCGGCGGCTCGGTGCGGGTGGCCGGCACCGACGTACGGACGGCGTCCGACGAGGAGCTGCGGCGACTGCGCGGCGGCAGGGCCGCGATGGTGTTCCAGGACCCGCTGTCGTCCCTCGACCCGTACTACGCGATCGGCGACCAGATCGCCGAGGTCCACCGCGTGCACACGCGCGTGTCCCGACGCGCGGCACGCGCGCGTGCGGTGCAGGTCCTGGAGAGAGTGGGAATTCCGGACGCGGTACGGCGGTCCCGGTCGCGCCCGCACGAGTTCAGCGGCGGGATGCGCCAGCGCGCCCTCATCGCCATGGCGCTGGCCTGCGCACCCGATCTGCTGATCGCCGACGAGCCGACCACCGCCCTCGACGTGACCGTCCAGGCCCAGATCCTCGACCTCCTGCACACCTTGCGCGAGGAGACCGGCATGGGGCTGCTGCTGGTCACGCACGACGTGGGCGTCGCCGCCGAGAGCGTCGACGAGGTGCTGGTGATGCGCCACGGCCGGGTCGTGGAGCACGGGCCGGTGGCAACCGTCCTGAGCGCGCCCGCCGCACCGTACACGCGGGAGCTGCTGGGCGCGGTGCCACGGGTGGACGTACGGCGGCGGCCGGCCGCGGGCGGGCCGGAGGCGGACGGCGTTCCGGAGACCGGCGTGGTTCTCGAGGCGGACGTTCTTTCCGAGGCGGACTTTTTTTCCGAGGCCGAGGTGGTTCCTGGGGCTGACGCCCTTCCTGAGGCTGAGGTGGTTGTCGAAGCCGAGGTGGTTGTCGAAGCCGACGTGGTTGTCGAAGCCGACGTGGTTCTCGAGGCGGTCGGTCTGCGGCGCGAGTTCGGGCGGGGGAAGCGGGCGTTCGCGGCCGTGGACGGCGTGTCGCTGGCGATCCGCCGGGGCGAGACCCTGGGCGTCGTCGGCGAGAGCGGCAGCGGCAAGACGACGCTGGGGCGCATGCTGGTCGGGCTCCTGGAGCCGACGCGGGGCGAGGTCCGCTACGAGGGGCGTGCCGTGTCGGGCGTGAACCCGAGCGTGCAGATGGTCTTCCAGGACCCCGTCTCCTCCCTCAACCCCCGCCGCAGCGTGGGCGAGTCCATCGCCGACCCGCTCCGCGCGCGCGGGGGGCTGGACGAGGCGCGCATCAGGGGGCGCGTCACGGAACTGCTGGGGCGTGTGGGGCTCGAAGGGGCGCACTACGACCGCTACCCGCACGAGTTCAGCGGCGGTCAGCGTCAGCGCGTGGGCATCGCGCGGGCGCTCGCGGCCGACCCGCGCGTCATCGTCTGCGACGAGCCCGTCTCCGCGCTCGACGTGACCACCCAGGCCCAGGTCGTCGCCCTGCTCGGCGAACTCCAGCGCGAACTCGGCCTCGCGCTCGTCTTCGTCGCCCACGACCTCGCCGTGGTGCGCCAGGTCAGCGACCGGGTCGCGGTGATGCGGCGCGGGCGGATCGTCGAGGAGGGCCCGGCCGACATGGTGTACGAGTCCCCGCGCGACCCGTACACCCAGCAGCTCCTGGCCGCCGTACCGTCGCTCGACCCGGCGGTGGCCGCGCTGCGGCGGGCGCGGCGGCGGGAGTTGGCCGTGGTGTGA
- a CDS encoding Ms4533A family Cys-rich leader peptide: protein MWSSHVVDSSAAIELALFGVAALCVADIHCR, encoded by the coding sequence ATGTGGTCTAGTCATGTCGTCGACAGCAGCGCCGCCATCGAGCTGGCGCTCTTCGGCGTGGCCGCGCTCTGCGTGGCCGACATCCACTGTCGCTGA
- a CDS encoding ABC transporter permease codes for MSEVTKAAAEAVLAAQAPGTDPASVPGASGARQFWRRLRAQRAALVAAVVVALLVLVALAAPLLTAIEGQDPTTYYPSLIDSARGGVPIGSLGGVSGDHWLGVEPQTGRDLFARLAYGARVSLGVALAATVVQVVIGVTMGIAAALGNQWVDQLLSRITDIFVAMPLMIMSLALLAIVPASFPRTVLVTLVIGLISWGNIAKVVRAQTLTLKGLDYVSAARLSGWGAWRIARRELLPGLAAPVITYAALLVPQNISVEAALSFLGVGVKPPTPSWGQMLTAADVWYQAAPQYLLLPAGALFVTVLALTVLGDGVRTALDPRAASRLRVGTGRRRENKADSS; via the coding sequence GTGAGCGAGGTCACCAAGGCGGCCGCCGAGGCCGTCCTCGCCGCCCAGGCCCCCGGCACGGACCCCGCGTCCGTGCCGGGGGCCTCGGGGGCCCGTCAGTTCTGGCGGCGGCTGCGTGCGCAGCGCGCCGCCCTCGTCGCGGCGGTCGTCGTCGCGCTGCTCGTCCTGGTCGCGCTCGCCGCGCCGCTGCTCACCGCCATCGAGGGCCAGGACCCGACCACCTACTACCCCTCCCTCATCGACTCCGCGCGCGGGGGCGTGCCCATCGGCTCGCTGGGCGGCGTCAGCGGCGACCACTGGCTCGGCGTCGAACCGCAGACCGGCCGCGACCTGTTCGCCCGCCTCGCCTACGGCGCCCGGGTGTCGCTCGGCGTCGCGCTGGCCGCGACCGTCGTCCAGGTCGTCATCGGCGTCACCATGGGCATCGCGGCCGCACTCGGCAATCAATGGGTTGATCAACTGTTGAGCCGGATCACGGACATCTTCGTCGCCATGCCGTTGATGATCATGTCGTTGGCGCTGCTGGCGATCGTCCCGGCCAGCTTCCCCCGGACCGTACTGGTCACCCTGGTCATCGGCCTGATCTCCTGGGGCAACATCGCGAAGGTCGTGCGCGCCCAGACGCTCACCCTCAAGGGGCTCGACTACGTCTCCGCGGCCCGGCTCAGCGGCTGGGGCGCCTGGCGGATCGCCCGCCGCGAACTCCTGCCCGGCCTGGCCGCGCCCGTCATCACCTACGCGGCGCTGCTCGTGCCGCAGAACATCAGCGTCGAGGCCGCCCTGTCCTTCCTCGGTGTCGGCGTGAAGCCGCCCACGCCGTCCTGGGGGCAGATGCTCACCGCCGCCGACGTCTGGTACCAGGCCGCCCCGCAGTACCTGCTGCTGCCCGCCGGCGCCCTCTTCGTGACCGTCCTCGCGCTCACCGTCCTCGGCGACGGCGTGCGCACCGCACTCGACCCGCGCGCGGCGTCCCGACTGCGGGTCGGAACAGGCCGCAGGCGCGAGAACAAGGCGGACTCCTCATGA
- a CDS encoding alpha/beta fold hydrolase, producing the protein MSSTELPSVPATSVLTNAPAVRVAEGERMRSVRLPGVTLSIRSRPPARETLEPALCVHGLGGSSQNWSALMALLDGVVASEAVDLPGFGDSPPPDDGNYSITAHARAVIRYLDAVDRGPVHLLGNSLGGAVSTRVAAVRPDLVRTLTLVSPALPELRVQRTALPTGLVGLPGVAALFSRLTREWTAEQRVRGVTALCYGDPARVSPEAFQHAVEELERRLQLPYFWDALTRSTRGLLSAYTLGGQHGLWRQAERVLAPTLLVYGGRDQLVGFRMAQRAARAFRDSRLLTLPNAGHVAMMEYPEAVATAFRDLLAETDSGAGAGS; encoded by the coding sequence AGTGTGCTGACGAACGCGCCCGCCGTCAGGGTCGCGGAGGGCGAGCGGATGAGGTCGGTGAGGCTGCCGGGCGTCACTCTGTCGATCCGGTCCAGGCCGCCCGCGCGCGAGACGCTCGAGCCCGCGCTCTGCGTCCATGGGCTGGGCGGTTCGTCGCAGAACTGGTCCGCGCTGATGGCGCTGCTCGACGGGGTCGTGGCGAGCGAGGCCGTCGATCTGCCGGGATTCGGCGACTCCCCGCCGCCGGACGACGGCAACTACTCCATCACGGCACACGCGCGTGCCGTGATCCGTTACCTCGACGCCGTCGACCGCGGGCCCGTCCATCTCCTCGGCAACTCGCTCGGCGGCGCGGTGTCCACGCGCGTGGCAGCGGTCCGGCCCGATCTGGTCCGGACGCTGACCCTGGTCTCGCCCGCCCTGCCGGAACTGCGCGTACAGCGCACCGCGCTGCCCACGGGACTGGTCGGTCTGCCCGGCGTGGCCGCGCTCTTCAGCCGGCTCACCCGCGAGTGGACGGCCGAACAGCGCGTCCGCGGCGTCACGGCCCTCTGCTACGGCGATCCCGCGCGGGTCAGCCCGGAGGCGTTCCAGCACGCGGTGGAGGAACTGGAACGGCGGCTGCAACTGCCGTACTTCTGGGACGCGTTGACGCGGTCCACGCGCGGACTGCTCAGCGCGTACACACTGGGCGGCCAGCACGGGCTCTGGCGTCAGGCCGAGCGGGTCCTCGCCCCGACGCTCCTCGTCTACGGCGGCCGCGACCAGCTCGTCGGCTTCCGTATGGCCCAGCGGGCCGCCCGCGCCTTCCGCGACTCCCGCCTGCTCACGCTGCCGAACGCCGGACACGTGGCGATGATGGAGTACCCCGAGGCGGTGGCCACGGCGTTCCGGGACCTGCTCGCGGAGACGGACAGCGGCGCGGGCGCGGGGAGCTGA
- a CDS encoding ABC transporter permease has protein sequence MSGFSGLSGFGGFVLRRAIGAALTLFAISVIVYVVFYVTPGNVAQITCGPRCSPEQVHQVAEQLRLDDPLYLRYWHFLEGLVVGQDYSTGTSVEHCSAPCLGLSYQSDRQVTQLILTKLPISLSLVFGAMVLWLILGIGTGVLSAWRRGRFTERVLTAVTLAGTATPVFVIGLILMIVVCGELQLLPFPQYVNFTDDPEQWAWNLLLPWLSLALIEAASFARLTRASMLETLAEDHIRTFRAYGVGERSVIGRHALRGAFAPVIALNANNFGSAVGGAVLTETLFGLPGIGQELVHAVNVVDLPVVVGMVLVIGFFVVLANAVADVLYAVADRRVVLT, from the coding sequence ATGAGCGGCTTCAGTGGTTTGAGCGGCTTCGGCGGCTTCGTGCTGCGTCGCGCGATCGGCGCCGCGCTCACCCTGTTCGCCATCTCGGTGATCGTCTACGTCGTCTTCTACGTGACCCCCGGCAACGTCGCCCAGATCACCTGCGGCCCGCGCTGCTCCCCGGAGCAGGTGCACCAGGTCGCCGAGCAACTGCGCCTCGACGACCCCCTGTACCTGCGCTACTGGCACTTCCTGGAGGGCCTCGTCGTAGGCCAGGACTACTCCACGGGCACCTCCGTCGAGCACTGCTCCGCGCCCTGCCTGGGACTGTCGTACCAGAGCGACCGGCAGGTCACCCAGCTGATCCTGACGAAGCTGCCGATCAGCCTCTCGCTGGTGTTCGGCGCGATGGTGCTGTGGCTGATCCTCGGCATCGGCACCGGCGTGCTCTCGGCCTGGCGGCGCGGACGGTTCACCGAGCGCGTCCTGACCGCCGTCACCCTCGCCGGAACGGCCACGCCCGTCTTCGTCATCGGCCTGATCCTGATGATCGTCGTCTGCGGAGAGCTGCAGCTGCTGCCCTTCCCGCAGTACGTGAACTTCACCGACGACCCCGAACAGTGGGCGTGGAACCTGCTCCTGCCCTGGCTGTCGCTCGCCCTCATCGAGGCGGCCTCGTTCGCCCGGCTGACCCGCGCGTCGATGCTGGAGACCCTCGCCGAGGACCACATCCGCACCTTCCGCGCGTACGGCGTCGGCGAGCGGTCCGTCATCGGGCGGCACGCGCTGCGCGGGGCGTTCGCGCCGGTCATCGCCCTGAACGCGAACAACTTCGGTTCCGCGGTCGGCGGCGCGGTGCTCACCGAGACCCTCTTCGGACTTCCCGGCATCGGCCAGGAGCTGGTGCACGCGGTCAACGTCGTCGACCTCCCGGTGGTCGTCGGGATGGTCCTGGTCATCGGATTCTTCGTGGTCCTCGCCAACGCCGTCGCGGACGTCCTGTACGCGGTGGCCGACCGACGGGTGGTGCTGACATGA